The genomic interval ACCGTCTTGCTGTAGATGCGGAACAGCGCGCCGAAGACACCCTCGGGCTGGCCGAACTCCAGCACGACGACCCGGCCGCCGGGCTTCACCACGCGACCCATCTCCTGGAGGCACTTCACCGGGTCATCCACGTTGCGGATGCCGAAGCCGATGGAGGCCACGTCGAAGCTGTTGTCCGCGAAGGGCAGCGCCATGGCGTCCGCCACCTGGAAGTCCACCTGGAGGCCCGCCTTGGCCGCCTTGGAGGGAGCGCTCTCCAGCATCTCCGCGCAGAAGTCGGTGCCGAGCACGCGGCCCGTGCCGCCCACCTTGCGCTTGAAGGCGAGGGCCAGGTCGCCCGTGCCGGACGCGCAGTCGAGGACGCTTTCGCCCGCCTTCGCCTGGCTGAGCCGCACGGCCGTCCGTCGCCACAGCCGGTGGACGCCGAACGAGAGGACTTCATTCGTCACGTCGTACCGCGTGGCGATGGAGGAGAACATCTGGCGGACTTCGGCGCTCATCGTGCCCTCACGACTTGGGCCGGGCTCTCCGGCCTCCAAAGGTGTCGACCCACTGCGTCTAGCACGGCTGGCAAACGCTGCATCAAGGTTTGGAAGTGCTCGGGCGTCAGCGCTTGATTCCCATCGCACAGGGCCTGCTCCGGCCGGGGGTGGACCTCGATGAGCAGCCCGTCCGCCCCGGCCGCCGCGGCCGCCAGCGACATGGGCAGGATGAGGTCCACCTGGCCTGTCGCGTGGGACGGGTCCACGATGACTGGCAGGTGCGTGCGCTGCTTGGCCCAGGCCACCGCGGCCAGGTCCAGCGTGTTGCGAATCTCCGTCTCGAAGGTGCGGATGCCCCGCTCGCACAGCAGGACCTGCTCGTTGCCGCCCTCGAGGATGTACTCCGCCGCCAGCAACCACTCCTGCAGCGTGGCGGACAACCCCCGCTTCAGCAGGACGGGGCGCCGCACCTTGCCCAGCGCCCGCAGCAGGGAGAAGTTCTGCATGTTGCGCGCGCCGACTTGGAGGATGTCCGCGGACTCCACCATGAAGGGCAGCTGTGAGGTCTCCATCACCTCGCTGATGATGGGCAGTCCATGGCGACGCCCGGCCTCCGCGAGCAGGTGCAGCCCGGGCTCACCCATTCCTTGGAACGCGTAGGGACTGGTGCGGGGCTTGAACACGCCGCCGCGGAGGACATGCGCTCCGGCCTGCGCCACCGCCGCCGCGGTGCGGTCCACCTGCTCCACGCCTTCCACCGCGCAGGGGCCCGCCATGACGACGAACCCTGGCCCACCGACCTCCACCGAGCCCGCTCGCACCCGGGTTCCCTCGGGGCGGGACGCGCGCAGCACACGCCGCGCACCCGTGTCCTTCCGGGCCACCGCCGGCGCGGATTCGTCTGGCTGCTTGCCTCCCACGAGCGCTCCCATCCACCGAGTTCAAGAGGTTTTGAACTCCTTGGTGCATGTATAGCCGAGATGGCTTAGAAGACAACCGAAGGTGATTTCAGGGCAGTCGCGGATGAGGACCGCTGATGAAGACGCTCAATCCCGTTGAGGGCCAGCGCTGGGTGGCCGGAATGATGCCCCTGGCCGCGGTGGATCCACTCTCCGGAGCGGATTCGCTGGGCGTTCCAACGGTCTATTGGGAGCGGCCCCTGGAGCGCGAGGCGGCGGCGGGGTGGGGCGAGGCGGCGGTGGTGGTGGCCACGGAGTCCGCGCAGGTCCCTGGCGTCATGGCCACGCTGGGCTCCTGGACGCTGCGTTGGTTGGACACGCCGCCCAACGATATGCCCGGTCCCTGGTTTGGTGGGCTTCGCTTCGGAGCGACGGGTCTTCCGGATGAAGAGTGGGCGGCCCATGGCGTGGCGCGCTGGACGCTCCCCGAGGTGTTGGTGTGGCGGACGGTGACCGGGGTGTCCGTGGCGGCCTTCGCCCCGGAGGGCAGGGGGGGCGAGGACGCGGTGCGCTCGCGGTTGGAGCGGGTGCGTGCGCGCTTCGCGGAGGGCTATCGGCACGCGCGCGGTGGCCAGGTCGAGCTGTCGCTGAAATCGTCGCGCCCGGAGTTCGAGGCGCGGGTGGAGCGTGCGCTGGAGGCCATCAACGCAGGGCAGCTCCAGAAGGTCGTGCTGGCGCGGGCCGTGGATGTGGAGGGGCCGGCGGCTTTTGATGTCGTGGACGTGCTCGCGCGCCTGAGGGAACAGAATCCTCGCTGCGCCACGTTCCTGTTCCGGGCGCCGGATGGCACGTGCTTCCTGGGGGCGACGCCGGAGACGCTGTGCCGCGTGTCCGGACGCGTGCTCGAGACGGAGGCGCTCGCGGGGACCGCCTCGCCCCAGCAGGCCGATGGGCTGCGCGGGGTGGACAAGGAAGTGCGCGAGCACGAGGCGGTGGTGCGCTACATCCTCGCGACGCTGCGCTCGTTGGTGGCGGACGTCCAGGCGGACGCCGAGCCGCGCTTGCTGACGTTGAAGAACGTGGTGCACCTGCGCACGGGCATTCGCGCGGAGTTGAAGGAAGGTGTCTCGGCCGCGCAGGTCGTGGGGGCGCTGCATCCCACGCCCGCGGTGGGAGGCACGCCTCGTGAGCGCGCGCTGTCCTTCCTGGTGGAGCACGAAGGCCTGGACCGCGGCTGGTACGCGGGGCCGGTGGGGTGGATGGGGCCTGGGCGTGCGCACCTGATGGTGGCGCTGCGCTCGGCGAGGGTGCGGGGCGCGAGGGCTCGGTTGTTCGTGGGTTGCGGAATCGTGGCCGGCTCCATCGCGGAGGCGGAGTGGCGGGAGACGGAGATGAAGAGTCTGGCCGTGTTGCGTGCGCTGGGAGGCGTGGATGTCGGGCGACAGTAACCTCAACGTGTTGTGGGCTCGAGCCCTCGTCGAGGAACTGGTGCGCGGCGGCGCGAGGCACGCCGTGGTCTGTCCGGGCTCGCGCTCCTCGCCCCTGGCGCTGGCGTGCGCGCGCGCGGAGGGCTTGCGTGTCTGGTCGGTCATCGACGAGCGCAGCGCCGCGTTCTTCGGCCTGGGGCTCGCCAAGCAGTCGCGCACGCCGGTGATCCTGGTGGCGACGAGCGGCACCGCGGGCGCGCATTTCTACCCCGCGGTCATCGAGGCCTCGCTGTCCCAGGTCCCCTTGGTGGTGCTCACGGCGGACCGTCCGCTCGAGCTCCAGGGGTGGGGCGCGGCGCAGACGGTGCCGCAGGCGCGCTTCTATGGCGAGCACGCGCGCAGCTTCACGGACGTGGGCGTGCCGGAAGCCAGTGACGCGGCGTTGACGCACCTGCGAGCCACCACTGCTCGCGCCGTGGCCACGTCGATGCGTGCGCCGCGTGGCGCCGTTCAGCTCAACGTGCCCTTCCGCGAGCCGCTCGCGCCGGTGGCGGAGGCCTTCGGTGAGGAGCGCCTGTCCGCGCTGTCGAAGGCGGGCCGTCCGGGTGTTCCGCTCACGCGCATCGTTCCGCCCATGCCGGCGCCGGATGCGGCGGTGCTGGAGGCGGTCCGTCAGCGCATCGCTTCGACGGAGCGCGGTGTCATCGTCTGCGGCCCGCGCGACGAGGTGGATGGGTTCTCCGAGGCCATCTCTGCGCTGTCCCAGGCCACGGGCTACCCCGTGCTGGCGGAGGCCACTTCGCAGGTGCGGTACGGAGGCGGGCCGCTGACGCTTTCGTATTACGACGCGCTCTTGCGCCATGCGCCGTTTGCCCGGACGCATCGGCCGGAGCTGGTGCTTCGGTTCGGGGGGGGCCTGACGCCCAAGGTGCCGCAGCAGTGGTTGGATGCGTCGGGTGCGGAGGTCGTCCTCTTCAGTGATGGCGGCGCGTTGTTCGACCCCGCGCACCGAGCGGCCACGGTGGTGGAGGGCTCGGCGGTGGTGGCGTGCGCCGCGCTGACGAAGGGGCAGAGCCGAGGGAGCGGGCGGTGGGCACAGGGCTTCCTCTCGGCGGAGCGAATGGCTCGAGGGGCGTTGGAGGCGGCCTTCGCGGAGAAGCCCGAGGCACTCACGGAGCCGCGAGTCGCACGCGAAGTGGTGGCCGCGCTCCCGGCGGGAGGCGCGTTGTTCGTCTCCAGCAGCATGCCCATTCGCGACGTGGATGCGTTCGCTCCGGCGGGCACGGTGCCCTTGCGGGTGCTGGCGAATCGCGGGGCCAACGGCATCGACGGCATCATCTCCAGCGCGCTGGGCGTCGCCGCGGCGGCTTCGCGTCCGGTGGTGCTGCTGACCGGTGACCTGGCGCTCTTGCATGACGTGGGCGCGTTCGTCACGGCGTCCCGTTTGAAGGTTCCGCTCACGGTCGTCGTGGTGAACAACGACGGCGGTGGCATCTTCTCGTTCCTGCCCATCGCGCAGGTGGCGAAGCCGGACGAGTTCGAGTCGCTGTTCGGCACGCCGCACGGCGTGGACCTGGCTCACGCCGCTGCGCTGGGTGGCGCGCGCCTGCACAGGCCGGTGACGCCCGCGGCGCTTCGTGGGGCGGTGCGCGAGGGGCTCGAAGGGGGCCTGCATCTGGTCGAGGTGACGGTGGACCGGGCCGCGAACGTGGATGACCACCGGCAGCTCTTCGCGCGGATGGCCGCCGCGCTCGGGGAGGGACCATGGGTGTGACGCTGGCGTATGAGACGTGGGGCGAAGGCAGCCGGCCGCTCGTGTTGCTCCACGGCTTCACGGGGAACCGCGCGTCG from Myxococcus stipitatus carries:
- a CDS encoding isochorismate synthase; this encodes MKTLNPVEGQRWVAGMMPLAAVDPLSGADSLGVPTVYWERPLEREAAAGWGEAAVVVATESAQVPGVMATLGSWTLRWLDTPPNDMPGPWFGGLRFGATGLPDEEWAAHGVARWTLPEVLVWRTVTGVSVAAFAPEGRGGEDAVRSRLERVRARFAEGYRHARGGQVELSLKSSRPEFEARVERALEAINAGQLQKVVLARAVDVEGPAAFDVVDVLARLREQNPRCATFLFRAPDGTCFLGATPETLCRVSGRVLETEALAGTASPQQADGLRGVDKEVREHEAVVRYILATLRSLVADVQADAEPRLLTLKNVVHLRTGIRAELKEGVSAAQVVGALHPTPAVGGTPRERALSFLVEHEGLDRGWYAGPVGWMGPGRAHLMVALRSARVRGARARLFVGCGIVAGSIAEAEWRETEMKSLAVLRALGGVDVGRQ
- the menD gene encoding 2-succinyl-5-enolpyruvyl-6-hydroxy-3-cyclohexene-1-carboxylic-acid synthase, with translation MSGDSNLNVLWARALVEELVRGGARHAVVCPGSRSSPLALACARAEGLRVWSVIDERSAAFFGLGLAKQSRTPVILVATSGTAGAHFYPAVIEASLSQVPLVVLTADRPLELQGWGAAQTVPQARFYGEHARSFTDVGVPEASDAALTHLRATTARAVATSMRAPRGAVQLNVPFREPLAPVAEAFGEERLSALSKAGRPGVPLTRIVPPMPAPDAAVLEAVRQRIASTERGVIVCGPRDEVDGFSEAISALSQATGYPVLAEATSQVRYGGGPLTLSYYDALLRHAPFARTHRPELVLRFGGGLTPKVPQQWLDASGAEVVLFSDGGALFDPAHRAATVVEGSAVVACAALTKGQSRGSGRWAQGFLSAERMARGALEAAFAEKPEALTEPRVAREVVAALPAGGALFVSSSMPIRDVDAFAPAGTVPLRVLANRGANGIDGIISSALGVAAAASRPVVLLTGDLALLHDVGAFVTASRLKVPLTVVVVNNDGGGIFSFLPIAQVAKPDEFESLFGTPHGVDLAHAAALGGARLHRPVTPAALRGAVREGLEGGLHLVEVTVDRAANVDDHRQLFARMAAALGEGPWV
- the aroF gene encoding 3-deoxy-7-phosphoheptulonate synthase, with protein sequence MGALVGGKQPDESAPAVARKDTGARRVLRASRPEGTRVRAGSVEVGGPGFVVMAGPCAVEGVEQVDRTAAAVAQAGAHVLRGGVFKPRTSPYAFQGMGEPGLHLLAEAGRRHGLPIISEVMETSQLPFMVESADILQVGARNMQNFSLLRALGKVRRPVLLKRGLSATLQEWLLAAEYILEGGNEQVLLCERGIRTFETEIRNTLDLAAVAWAKQRTHLPVIVDPSHATGQVDLILPMSLAAAAAGADGLLIEVHPRPEQALCDGNQALTPEHFQTLMQRLPAVLDAVGRHLWRPESPAQVVRAR
- the ubiE gene encoding bifunctional demethylmenaquinone methyltransferase/2-methoxy-6-polyprenyl-1,4-benzoquinol methylase UbiE — protein: MSAEVRQMFSSIATRYDVTNEVLSFGVHRLWRRTAVRLSQAKAGESVLDCASGTGDLALAFKRKVGGTGRVLGTDFCAEMLESAPSKAAKAGLQVDFQVADAMALPFADNSFDVASIGFGIRNVDDPVKCLQEMGRVVKPGGRVVVLEFGQPEGVFGALFRIYSKTVMPTIGGLLTGNRAAFEYLPRTSAAFPAGERFLSLMDQSGAYSERSAYPLTFGTANVYVGLVR